Proteins from one Ficedula albicollis isolate OC2 chromosome 3, FicAlb1.5, whole genome shotgun sequence genomic window:
- the ELOVL5 gene encoding elongation of very long chain fatty acids protein 5 isoform X2, with protein MELMDKTINSYFDVWLGPRDPRVKGWLLLENYTPTFIFSVLYLLIVWLGPKYMRNKQPFSCRGVLVIYNLGLTLLSLYMFYELVTGVLEGGYNFFCQDTHSGGEADMKIIRVLWWYYFSKLIEFMDTFFFILRKNNHQITVLHVYHHATMLNIWWFVMNWVPCGHSYFGATLNSFIHVLMYSYYGLSAVPAMRPYLWWKKYITQGQLIQFVLTIFQTSCGVVWPCAFPQGWLYFQISYMISLIILFTNFYIQTYNKKASSRRKEYQNGSTAIANGYTNSFSSLENNVKQRKQRKD; from the exons ATGGAACTTATGGATAAAACAATCAATAGTTACTTTGATGTTTGGCTTGGACCCAGAG ACCCCAGGGTAAAAGGATGGCTTCTTCTGGAGAACTATACACCTACCTTTATCTTCTCAGTCTTGTACTTACTAATCGTATGGCTAGGACCCAAGTACATGAGGAATAAGCAGCCATTCTCATGCAGGGGCGTTCTAGTGATCTACAACCTCGGACTTACACTGCTTTCTCTGTATATGTTTTATGag CTGGTGACGGGAGTATTGGAAGGAGGATACAATTTCTTCTGCCAGGATACACACAGTGGAGGAGAGGCTGATATGAAG ATCATACGTGTCCTCTGGTGGTACTATTTCTCCAAACTCATTGAGTTCATGGATaccttctttttcattttgaggaaaaataatcaTCAGATCACTGTTCTGCATGTCTACCACCATGCAACCATGCTGAACATCTGGTGGTTTGTTATGAACTGGGTGCCTTGTGGTCACT CTTACTTTGGTGCCACACTGAACAGCTTTATCCATGTCCTCATGTACTCCTACTACGGATTGTCCGCTGTTCCAGCAATGCGTCCTTATCTGTGGTGGAAGAAGTACATCACTCAGGGGCAGCTG aTTCAGTTTGTCTTGACAATCTTCCAGACCAGCTGTGGTGTTGTTTGGCCATGTGCATTTCCTCAGGGTTGgctgtattttcaaatttcttacATGATTTCTTTGATTATCCTCTTCACAAATTTCTATATTCAG ACTTACAACAAGAAGGCATCCTCGAGGAGGAAAGAGTATCAGAACGGCTCCACGGCCATTGCAAACGGGTacacaaacagcttttcttcccttgaGAACAATGtgaaacaaaggaaacaaaggaaggATTGA